From Candidatus Nanohalococcus occultus:
ATAGAAATCAGGGGGTGGGTGGGTCGGACCCTTGTTTCATCTGCGGAGGTATTATAAGCCTTGGTTTCAAGTAGAAACTTTACAGTGGCTCCAGACAACTCGAGTAAAGAAGTAAGTTTGAAAGGCGATCTCAAGTCGCGTTTCTCTAACTACATGGAAAAAGACTCCGTGTTCGAAAACAAAGATGCTTTAACTACTAACTGGAGACCTGAACGCATTCTTCACAGGGATGAAAAAATCAACAACTTAGCATCTATATTAGCGCCTTCGCTGAAAGGAGAGGATCCTTCAAACGTCTTTATCTATGGCAGCGTTGGCACAGGGAAGACGTTAATTACAAAACACGTCACCTCGGAGCTTCAGGATGTAGCAGAGGAACAGGAAGTCGATCTTAACATTGTATACATTAACTGTAAGATGAAGAAGGTCGCAGACACCGAGTACAGACTACTCGCAAAGCTATGTGAGCAGTTAGGTAAGGAGGTTCCTTCAACAGGCCTGCCAACCGATGAGGTCTACAACAGGTTCTTCGAAGCACTTCAGAACCAGAAAGGAGTTGTCATTATCGCACTGGATGAGATCGATGCTCTGGTAAAGAAGGTCGGCGATGAGTTCCTTTATAACTTAACAAGAATCAACGATGATCTTAGAGAGACAAAGGTCTCTATTTTAGGGATTTCAAACGATCTTAACTTCACAGAATACATGGACTCGCGTGTAAAATCATCGCTGAGTGAGGAAGAGATTATTTTCTCGCCTTATAACGCGATCGAGTTAAGAGAGATACTACAGGAACGGACGGAGAGAGGCTTCGTAGAAGACGCTCTAGTTGATGGAGTTATTTCCAAGTGTTCGGCTCTAGCAGCTCAGGAACACGGAGATGCCCGCCGCGCACTGGATCTTATCCGTGTGGCAGGTGAGCTGGCTGAGAGAAGCTCGGAAGAGGAGGTAAGGAAAAAACACGTCGATAAGGCCCAGGAGAAAATCGAGCGCGATAGAGTGGTCGAGACCGTAGAGTCCCAGCCTAAACACTCCAAGATCGTACTTTACACCATCTTGGATATGGCAGAGGACGATGAGGAGGTCGCTACAGGCGATGTCTACTCCGAGTACAAACAGTGGTGTGGGGAGATAGATGTTTCACCGCTCACTCAGAGAAGGGTAAGTGGTTTGATCTCCGAGCTGGATATGCTTGGAGTTATCAACGCTAATGTTATCTCGAAGGGGCGTTACGGGAGGACGCGCCAGATATCTGTGGACTTATCCGAATCGATTAGAGCGCAGATCGAGAACATGATAGAAAACAAGTTTTACATTTAGAAGGTTCCTCTTAGGGGGAGGGAGATCGATTGATGAACGAAAAGGCAGTAAAGAAACTTACACAGAAAGGATGTATCGTAGAGAAAGATGCGGCAGAATCGCTGACGGAAAATGACTTAGAGGCTATTGAAAGACTTGATACGCCTCCAATGGTTCTATCCGAGAAAATGCTTGATTCTCTAAGAACTACAAATGGGTCGTCTAATAAGACTGAAGTAGAAGACACTCAACAGATGGAAGAAACCGAAGAGGAGCCTGAAGAACTAAATTATACTGGGGAAGGCTCCGAGGAGACCGAAAAAGACCAGGGAGCACCTGAAAGCTTGGAGGACGATGAGGAGAATGGCACGGATGAATCAGATGAATCTGGCTCCGGATCGAAGTTCTCAGCTTCCAAAACGGTCACCATCAAGGACTCCGGTCGCAGAGACCGGTTGAAAACCAAGGTAGAGGTCCTTGATCGCGCAGATGTGTCCAAGGAGGAAAAGGACGTACCAGAGTTTCTGGCAAACTATAATGACCGCTACAAGAAGCTCAAAAAGCTTTTGATGAGACGCAGAGAGCTTCAAAGCGCTGTAAGCATAAAGAACTTAGAGCGCAGAGATGAAGGCGATCAAGTCGCGTTCATAGGAATGGTAAACCGCAAGTATTCGACGAAAAGCGGGAAGTACATGGTCTCGCTTGAGGATAAGACCGGAGAGTACCGTGCCTTAGTTGACGAGAGAGACGGAGAACGTATCGTCCCGGACGAGATTATAGGCATCCGTGGCTCGATGGGCGATGGAATCGTCTTTGCGAACTCGGTTATCCGGCCGGACCTACCGATCCCTGACGGTGTAAACACGACTGAACAGGAGGTAAAAGCAGCTTATATCTCCGATCTACACCTTGGATCGGAAGATACGCTTTACGAGCGTTTTGATCGTTTCGCTGAATGGTTAAACTCCGAGGATGCCTCGAAGATCGGATATCTTGTGATCGCAGGGGATGTTGTTGAAGGAGTAGGAACGTATCCGGGTCAGGAAGATGAACTCGAGGTAACAGATATCTACAAGCAGTATAACCTCTTCGAGGACTGGGTCGATAAGCTCCCTGATGACATCCAGGTGATCGTAGGCCCTGGAAACCACGATATTGTCAGGTTAGCGGAACCGCAGCCGGCTTTTGACGGCGATGCCTTCGATAGAATACATACTTACGATAACGTACACTTGGTTCAGAACCCGCAGAAAGTACGGCTTCACGGGATCGAGTCCAAGGGGATACTTAACCTGATGTACCATGGTTACTCGTTCGACGATCACGTCGATCAGATCCAGGACTTGCGTGAGAAGGCATACGATGAGCCTTACCACGTCATGATCGATCTTTTGAAACGCAGACATCTCGCACCAACCTATGGATCGAATCTGATGAGTCCTGAAGGAAAAGACACCTTGGTGATCGATGAGAAGCCGGATATCATGGTCAGCGGGCATTTCCACAGCCATTCGGCTGAATCCTACAAGGGAACTAACGTGATTGCCTCCTCGAGCTTCCAGGCGCAGACTGATTTCCAGAGAAGAGTTGGTCACGTACCGGATCCGGGTAAGGTAACGGTTGTAAACTACAAGACACGCGATACACGGGTGATCCAGTTTTGAAAGTCGAAGAATACTTCAATAACATACAGAAAGAGACGGATAAAGCATTTGAAATCGCAGAAAAGGCCCGTGATCAGAACAAGGACCCTGAATCAAAGGTCGATATCCCTGTAGCAACGAACCTGCCGGAAAAGGCTTCTTCTCTCGTTATAGCAGCGATGTTCCCGGAGCTAGAAGATCAAGGCGTTGCTCCAAGGATCAAAGAGCTTGAAGACGAGTACGGGAAAAACGATGAACGTGTATCCTTCGAGATAGGAAAGGAAATCGCGGAAGGAAAGTTCTACGACTTTGATACCAAGGAAAAGGCTTGTAACGCAGGAATCCGTGTCGGAGTCAGCTACATGACAGGAGGAATCACGACAGCACCTCTCGAAGGTATCGGCGACATCAAGGTCCGGGAAAACAACGATGGGACAAAATACCTAGCTGTCTACTACTCAGGACCTATCAGATCGGCCGGAGGAACCGCTTCAGCAATGTCTGTGCTTCTAGCTGATTACGTCCGGAAAAACGTTGGTCTAGAAGAGTTCAAACCAAGCGATAAGGTTGTAAAACGTTATGCCGCCGAGGTAGACGATTACTACAACAGGGTTACCGCAAAACAGTACGAACCGGAACGGGAGGAAACGGAGTTCATCGCATCACATGTACCGGTTGAAGTAACAGGAAGTCCAACCGAGTCTCTTGAGGTAACTAACTACAAGGATCTTGAGAGGGTTGAGACCAATCAGATCCGTGGAGGAATGTGTCTAGTATACCTCGATGGACTGCCATTGAAGGCTCCGAAGATCAAAAAGAGAATTGAAAAATGGGGAGCAGAGTTCGGCTTGGAACACTGGGAATGGGTAAAAGAATACTTAGAGCTACAGGAAGAGCTACACAGCTCCGGAGACGATGAAGGAGACGGAGAGGAAACTAAAAAGTACACGCCGAGCGATAAGTACCTTGGATCGCTTACAGCAGGAAGACCGATCTTCTCGCATCCCGG
This genomic window contains:
- a CDS encoding ORC1-type DNA replication protein produces the protein MAPDNSSKEVSLKGDLKSRFSNYMEKDSVFENKDALTTNWRPERILHRDEKINNLASILAPSLKGEDPSNVFIYGSVGTGKTLITKHVTSELQDVAEEQEVDLNIVYINCKMKKVADTEYRLLAKLCEQLGKEVPSTGLPTDEVYNRFFEALQNQKGVVIIALDEIDALVKKVGDEFLYNLTRINDDLRETKVSILGISNDLNFTEYMDSRVKSSLSEEEIIFSPYNAIELREILQERTERGFVEDALVDGVISKCSALAAQEHGDARRALDLIRVAGELAERSSEEEVRKKHVDKAQEKIERDRVVETVESQPKHSKIVLYTILDMAEDDEEVATGDVYSEYKQWCGEIDVSPLTQRRVSGLISELDMLGVINANVISKGRYGRTRQISVDLSESIRAQIENMIENKFYI
- a CDS encoding metallophosphoesterase, giving the protein MNEKAVKKLTQKGCIVEKDAAESLTENDLEAIERLDTPPMVLSEKMLDSLRTTNGSSNKTEVEDTQQMEETEEEPEELNYTGEGSEETEKDQGAPESLEDDEENGTDESDESGSGSKFSASKTVTIKDSGRRDRLKTKVEVLDRADVSKEEKDVPEFLANYNDRYKKLKKLLMRRRELQSAVSIKNLERRDEGDQVAFIGMVNRKYSTKSGKYMVSLEDKTGEYRALVDERDGERIVPDEIIGIRGSMGDGIVFANSVIRPDLPIPDGVNTTEQEVKAAYISDLHLGSEDTLYERFDRFAEWLNSEDASKIGYLVIAGDVVEGVGTYPGQEDELEVTDIYKQYNLFEDWVDKLPDDIQVIVGPGNHDIVRLAEPQPAFDGDAFDRIHTYDNVHLVQNPQKVRLHGIESKGILNLMYHGYSFDDHVDQIQDLREKAYDEPYHVMIDLLKRRHLAPTYGSNLMSPEGKDTLVIDEKPDIMVSGHFHSHSAESYKGTNVIASSSFQAQTDFQRRVGHVPDPGKVTVVNYKTRDTRVIQF